A single Atopobiaceae bacterium DNA region contains:
- a CDS encoding ABC transporter ATP-binding protein/permease, with the protein MIKRLMQSIREYKRASIATPLFVIGEVAMEVTIPYFTAQLIDAYQAGAGMDVILRYGGVLLAMALISLAFGTAAGVTCSKASCGLAKNLRHDMFYNIQTFSFATIDRFSTSSLVTRMTTDVNNVQLAYMQIIRTAIRCPLMLVMAFVMAYIMGGGLAVVYLFVIPVLAIGLGLVIKATMPLFKRVFRKYDKLNESVEENIEGMRVVKAYVREDYEEGKFARAARDVCGDFTHAEKILALNSPMMNLCVDIIFVFVIYYASYTIVTTQGVAMNVGQFSSLFTYGFMMLMSLMMLSMVFVMITMADESAHRIVEVLEATTTITNPADPIMEVPDGSIDFDHVSFKYSKSAERMALSDIDLHIRSGETIGIVGGTGSSKSTLIQLISRLYDVTEGTVRVGGHDVRDYDLDTLRNQVAVVLQKNVLFSGTIAENLRWGDLDATDDEVEAATRLAQADEFVQGFPDKYDTYIEQGGTNVSGGQKQRLCIARALLKNPKVIILDDSTSAVDTKTDALIRDGFKDFIPSTTKVIIAQRTASVEDADRIVVMDDGAISAVGTHDQLMQTSDIYRETYLSQNKQSADEKDGTAQIPATSGRDGE; encoded by the coding sequence ATGATTAAGCGTCTTATGCAAAGCATACGCGAGTACAAGCGTGCGTCCATCGCCACGCCGCTGTTCGTGATCGGCGAGGTGGCCATGGAGGTGACCATCCCCTACTTCACCGCGCAGCTCATCGACGCCTACCAGGCGGGTGCCGGCATGGACGTGATCCTGCGCTACGGGGGCGTCCTCCTGGCCATGGCGCTCATATCGCTCGCCTTCGGCACGGCGGCAGGCGTCACCTGCTCCAAGGCCTCCTGCGGCCTGGCCAAGAACCTGCGCCACGACATGTTCTACAACATCCAGACCTTCTCGTTCGCCACCATCGACCGCTTCTCGACGTCGAGCCTGGTCACCCGCATGACCACCGACGTCAACAACGTCCAGCTGGCCTACATGCAGATCATCCGCACGGCCATCCGCTGCCCGCTCATGCTCGTCATGGCCTTCGTCATGGCCTACATCATGGGCGGCGGCCTCGCCGTGGTCTACCTCTTCGTCATCCCCGTGCTGGCCATCGGCCTGGGGCTCGTCATCAAGGCGACGATGCCCCTGTTCAAGCGGGTGTTCAGGAAGTACGACAAGCTCAACGAGTCCGTCGAGGAGAACATCGAGGGCATGCGCGTGGTCAAGGCATACGTCCGCGAGGACTACGAGGAGGGCAAGTTCGCCCGCGCCGCCCGCGACGTCTGCGGTGACTTCACCCATGCCGAGAAGATCCTGGCGCTGAACTCGCCCATGATGAACCTCTGCGTCGACATCATCTTCGTGTTCGTCATCTACTACGCGAGCTACACCATCGTCACCACCCAGGGCGTGGCCATGAACGTGGGGCAGTTCTCGAGCCTCTTCACCTATGGCTTCATGATGCTCATGAGCCTCATGATGCTCTCGATGGTCTTCGTCATGATCACCATGGCTGACGAGTCCGCACACCGTATCGTCGAGGTCCTCGAGGCCACGACCACCATAACGAACCCCGCCGACCCCATCATGGAGGTCCCGGACGGCAGCATCGACTTCGACCACGTGAGCTTCAAGTACTCCAAGAGCGCCGAGCGCATGGCCCTCTCGGACATCGACCTCCACATCAGGAGCGGCGAGACCATCGGCATCGTCGGCGGCACCGGCTCGTCCAAGTCGACCCTCATCCAGCTCATCAGCCGCCTCTATGACGTCACCGAGGGCACCGTGCGCGTGGGCGGCCACGACGTGCGTGACTATGACCTCGACACCCTGCGCAACCAGGTCGCCGTCGTGCTCCAGAAGAACGTGCTCTTCTCGGGGACCATCGCCGAGAACCTGCGCTGGGGCGACCTCGACGCCACCGACGACGAGGTCGAGGCCGCGACACGCCTGGCCCAGGCCGACGAGTTCGTCCAGGGCTTCCCCGACAAGTACGACACCTACATCGAGCAGGGCGGCACCAACGTCTCGGGCGGCCAGAAGCAGCGCCTCTGCATCGCACGTGCCCTTCTCAAGAACCCCAAGGTCATCATCCTGGACGACTCCACGAGCGCCGTGGACACCAAGACCGACGCCCTCATCCGCGACGGGTTCAAGGACTTCATCCCCAGCACCACCAAGGTCATCATCGCCCAGCGCACGGCCTCGGTGGAGGACGCCGACCGCATCGTCGTGATGGACGACGGCGCCATCTCGGCCGTGGGCACGCACGACCAGCTCATGCAGACCTCGGACATCTACCGCGAGACGTACCTCTCGCAGAACAAGCAGTCCGCTGACGAGAAGGACGGCACGGCCCAGATACCTGCCACCTCAGGAAGGGACGGTGAGTGA
- a CDS encoding MarR family transcriptional regulator, protein MTEPERTETPPTEPLPECCYPRTREEKLLSELGYCGHYLHFYGGGRSGRTHILTMLLRNDGQMDQRRIQETFQLKAGSLSEVLAKLERDGLISRDRSPQDRRQLVVSLTERGHAEACEEKYVHERFKRECFTCLTPDEQDELLTMLEKVHDRWESLDD, encoded by the coding sequence ATGACCGAACCAGAACGCACCGAGACGCCACCGACCGAGCCCCTCCCCGAGTGCTGCTATCCGCGCACGCGCGAGGAGAAGCTCCTGTCAGAGCTCGGGTACTGCGGCCATTACCTGCACTTCTATGGAGGCGGCCGCTCGGGACGCACGCACATACTCACCATGCTCCTGAGGAACGACGGCCAGATGGACCAACGCAGGATCCAGGAGACGTTCCAGCTCAAGGCGGGATCGCTCTCGGAGGTGCTCGCCAAGCTCGAGCGCGACGGCCTCATCAGCCGCGACCGCTCGCCGCAGGACCGCCGCCAGCTCGTGGTGAGCCTCACCGAGCGGGGCCACGCCGAGGCCTGCGAGGAGAAGTACGTGCACGAACGGTTCAAGCGCGAGTGCTTCACATGCCTCACGCCAGACGAGCAGGATGAGCTGCTCACCATGCTCGAGAAGGTCCACGATCGCTGGGAGTCACTTGATGATTAA
- a CDS encoding DeoR/GlpR family DNA-binding transcription regulator, whose protein sequence is MLAEERYARICELVTTQGTVTAQELCDRLDASPSTIRRDLEHLDAEGRLARVHGGAASVQGRLSTRDQAMSDKYGMNADEKTGIARLAASLVEPDDFVFVDAGTSTERLVDYLTETRATFVTNSIPHARKLALKGCRTIMLGGELKSDTEALVGPTALNAVAQYHFTKGFWGTNGFTAEDGFTTPDVNEAMVKRLSMAHTAACYVLCDASKLGCVAPVTFADADDATVITDSSADSRYLRLKNVMEASL, encoded by the coding sequence ATGCTGGCCGAGGAACGCTACGCGCGGATCTGCGAGCTCGTCACCACCCAAGGGACGGTCACCGCACAGGAGCTGTGCGACCGCCTTGACGCGAGCCCCTCCACCATCAGGCGTGATCTCGAGCACCTCGATGCCGAGGGCCGGCTCGCCCGCGTCCACGGCGGTGCCGCGAGCGTCCAGGGGCGCCTCTCCACGCGCGACCAGGCCATGTCCGACAAGTACGGCATGAACGCCGACGAGAAGACCGGCATCGCCCGCCTTGCCGCCTCCCTCGTCGAGCCCGACGACTTCGTCTTCGTCGATGCCGGCACCTCCACGGAGCGCCTCGTCGACTACCTCACCGAGACGCGCGCCACCTTCGTGACCAACTCCATCCCGCATGCCCGCAAGCTCGCGCTCAAGGGCTGCCGCACGATCATGCTCGGCGGCGAGCTCAAGTCCGACACCGAGGCCCTCGTGGGGCCCACCGCCTTGAACGCCGTGGCCCAGTACCACTTCACCAAGGGCTTCTGGGGGACCAACGGCTTCACCGCCGAGGATGGCTTCACGACGCCCGACGTCAACGAGGCCATGGTGAAGCGCCTCTCGATGGCACACACGGCCGCCTGCTATGTGCTGTGCGACGCAAGCAAGCTCGGCTGCGTCGCCCCGGTGACCTTTGCCGATGCCGATGACGCGACCGTGATCACCGACTCGTCGGCTGACTCCCGATACCTCAGGCTCAAGAACGTTATGGAGGCGTCCCTATGA
- the pfkB gene encoding 1-phosphofructokinase, with the protein MIYTVTFNPSLDYIVGVDDLTLGEVNRVSSEKILPGGKGVNVSIVLANLGHSSRALGFVAGFTGREIMRRMDDYGCQTDFIHVAEGMSRINVKVKSAEETEINGQGPRITAADVDALFSRLDNLGEGDTLVVSGSIPSTLPDDMYEQIMARLDGRGVRIVVDATRDLLTNVLPYHPFLIKPNNHELGEIFDVTLATRDEVVPYAKRLQERGAANVLVSMAGEGAVLVAETGEVFKAPAPHGTVVNSVGAGDSMVAGFVSGMLEAGDYATAFRMGVSTGSASAFSSELATRPEVDALLRTL; encoded by the coding sequence ATGATCTATACCGTGACCTTCAATCCCTCGCTCGACTACATCGTGGGCGTGGACGACCTCACGCTCGGGGAGGTCAACCGAGTCTCGTCCGAGAAGATCCTCCCTGGCGGCAAGGGTGTGAACGTCTCGATCGTCCTCGCGAACCTCGGCCACTCCTCGCGTGCGCTCGGCTTCGTGGCCGGCTTCACCGGTCGCGAGATCATGCGCCGCATGGACGACTACGGCTGCCAGACCGACTTCATCCACGTCGCGGAGGGCATGAGCCGCATCAACGTCAAGGTGAAGTCCGCCGAGGAGACCGAGATCAACGGTCAGGGTCCCCGCATCACCGCAGCCGACGTCGACGCGCTCTTCTCGCGCCTCGACAACCTCGGCGAGGGCGACACGCTCGTCGTGTCAGGTTCCATCCCGAGCACCCTTCCCGATGACATGTACGAGCAGATCATGGCCCGACTCGACGGCCGGGGGGTGCGCATCGTGGTCGATGCCACGCGCGACCTGCTCACCAACGTCCTGCCATACCATCCCTTCCTCATCAAGCCCAACAACCACGAGCTCGGCGAGATCTTCGACGTCACGCTTGCCACGCGTGACGAGGTCGTGCCGTATGCCAAGAGGCTCCAGGAGCGTGGCGCCGCCAACGTGCTCGTCTCGATGGCGGGGGAGGGCGCGGTCCTCGTGGCCGAGACCGGAGAGGTCTTCAAGGCGCCGGCTCCCCATGGCACCGTGGTGAACTCCGTGGGCGCGGGCGACTCCATGGTCGCGGGCTTCGTCTCGGGCATGCTCGAGGCCGGGGACTACGCCACGGCCTTCCGCATGGGCGTTTCCACAGGCTCGGCCAGCGCCTTCTCGTCTGAGCTCGCCACGCGTCCCGAGGTGGATGCCCTGCTCAGGACGCTCTGA
- a CDS encoding fructose-specific PTS transporter subunit EIIC, producing MRICDLLKPEAIKIGGSASSKEDAIDKMVALMEKEGNVTDAAAYKKAVQAREAESTTALGEGIAIPHAKTAAVSAAGLAAMTIPAGVDYDSPDGKPTNLMFLIAAPDTKADVHLEVLSRLSTLLMDPQFCADLRAAKTADEFRKVVDAAETARLATEKGEAAAAASKAGTYDVLAITACPTGIAHTYMAAEALEKKATEMGLSLKAETQGSGGTKNKLTADDIKHAKGIIIAADKNIDLSRFDGKPLYSCPVSDGINKPEVLINKIVKGEASVYHAAEGAKPAADESGEGESVWHVIYKHLMNGVSNMLPFVVGGGILIALAFMFDGANAGTSTFGMGTPLAAFLKTVGNTAFGFMLPILAGFIAMSIADRPGLAVGFVGGALASGGYTFANIMAYDSSVAISSGFIGALIAGFAGGYIVLGLEKLFSHMPSSLEGIKPILLYPLLGILIVGVVIIGINPVMGAINVAISDFLNSMSGTSMVLLGLLLGGMMSVDMGGPVNKAAYVFGTAALAYGTTEGNMIMAAVMAGGMVPPLAIALSTTIFKNRWTEEERKAGLVNYVMGLSFITEGAIPFAAGDPARVLPSCIVGSALAGALSMLFGCACPAPHGGIWVIAIITNPFMYVVAILVGAAVAGLILSMLKKKLPASESGLIEAAK from the coding sequence ATGCGCATCTGCGACCTGCTCAAGCCCGAGGCCATCAAGATAGGCGGCTCGGCATCAAGCAAGGAGGACGCCATCGACAAGATGGTCGCCCTCATGGAGAAGGAGGGCAACGTCACCGACGCTGCTGCCTACAAGAAGGCGGTCCAGGCGCGCGAGGCCGAGTCGACTACGGCCCTGGGCGAGGGCATCGCCATCCCGCACGCCAAGACGGCGGCCGTCTCCGCGGCCGGTCTCGCGGCCATGACGATCCCCGCGGGCGTCGACTATGACTCGCCTGACGGCAAGCCCACGAACCTGATGTTCCTCATCGCCGCCCCTGACACCAAGGCCGACGTCCACCTCGAGGTGCTGAGCCGTCTCTCGACGCTGCTCATGGACCCCCAGTTCTGCGCCGACCTCCGCGCCGCCAAGACGGCCGACGAGTTCCGCAAGGTCGTCGACGCAGCCGAGACCGCACGTCTCGCCACCGAGAAGGGCGAGGCCGCCGCGGCGGCGTCCAAGGCCGGCACCTATGACGTGCTCGCCATCACGGCCTGCCCCACGGGCATCGCCCACACCTATATGGCGGCGGAGGCCCTCGAGAAGAAGGCCACCGAGATGGGCCTCTCGCTCAAGGCCGAGACCCAGGGCTCTGGCGGCACCAAGAACAAGCTCACGGCCGACGACATCAAGCACGCCAAGGGCATCATCATCGCCGCCGACAAGAACATCGACCTTTCGCGCTTCGACGGCAAGCCGCTCTACTCCTGCCCCGTCTCCGACGGCATCAACAAGCCTGAGGTCCTCATCAACAAGATCGTCAAGGGCGAGGCATCCGTCTATCACGCCGCCGAGGGTGCCAAGCCCGCGGCTGACGAGTCCGGCGAGGGCGAGTCGGTCTGGCACGTCATCTACAAGCACCTCATGAACGGTGTCTCCAACATGCTGCCGTTCGTGGTCGGCGGCGGCATCCTCATCGCGTTGGCCTTCATGTTCGACGGTGCCAACGCCGGTACCTCGACCTTCGGCATGGGCACGCCGCTCGCTGCCTTCCTCAAGACCGTCGGCAACACCGCCTTCGGGTTCATGCTGCCCATCCTTGCCGGCTTCATCGCGATGTCCATCGCCGATCGTCCCGGCCTTGCCGTGGGCTTCGTAGGTGGCGCGCTCGCGAGCGGCGGCTACACGTTCGCCAACATCATGGCGTATGACTCCTCGGTCGCCATCAGCTCCGGCTTCATCGGTGCGCTCATCGCAGGCTTCGCCGGTGGCTACATCGTGCTGGGTCTGGAGAAGCTCTTCTCGCACATGCCCAGCTCGCTCGAGGGCATCAAGCCGATCCTGCTCTACCCGCTGCTCGGCATCCTCATCGTCGGTGTCGTCATCATCGGCATCAACCCCGTCATGGGTGCCATCAACGTCGCCATCTCCGACTTCCTGAACAGCATGTCCGGTACCAGCATGGTCCTCCTCGGGCTCCTGCTCGGCGGCATGATGTCCGTCGACATGGGCGGCCCGGTCAACAAGGCTGCCTACGTCTTCGGTACGGCCGCCCTTGCCTACGGCACCACCGAGGGCAACATGATCATGGCTGCCGTCATGGCTGGCGGCATGGTTCCCCCTCTGGCCATCGCGCTTTCCACCACGATCTTCAAGAACCGCTGGACCGAGGAGGAGCGTAAGGCCGGTCTCGTGAACTACGTCATGGGCCTCTCGTTCATCACCGAGGGCGCCATCCCGTTCGCCGCAGGCGACCCTGCCCGCGTCCTTCCCAGCTGCATCGTGGGCTCCGCCCTCGCAGGCGCTCTCTCCATGCTCTTCGGCTGCGCCTGCCCTGCCCCTCACGGTGGCATCTGGGTCATCGCCATCATCACGAACCCGTTCATGTACGTCGTCGCCATCCTCGTCGGTGCGGCAGTGGCCGGGCTCATCCTCTCGATGCTCAAGAAGAAGCTCCCCGCATCCGAGAGTGGCCTGATCGAGGCTGCCAAGTAG
- a CDS encoding phosphate ABC transporter substrate-binding protein PstS family protein yields the protein MHNDMSRRQFLGLAGGLAAVCGLGLVGCGGSGSSSAATTAAASTSAALSGSVTAVGSTALQPLVEAAAEQFMADNSGVQITVQGGGSGQGITQISQGAVQIGDSDVFAEEKLQDKSDASKLTDNKVAVVGMGPVVNKDVTVDDIALEDLKGIFCGTITNWNQVGGADEAITVINRASGSGTRATFESNVLKGTTVPDTFKPQEQDSSGTVAKMVAETPGAISYLAFSYYADTFKALKVGGVEAKAASVEDNTWTIWAYEHMYTAASPDAATQGFIDYMMGDEVQGSLVEQNGYIPVSGMKVSRDADGNVTTN from the coding sequence ATGCACAACGATATGTCTCGTCGTCAGTTCCTCGGCCTCGCTGGAGGTCTCGCCGCCGTATGTGGCCTCGGCCTCGTGGGATGCGGTGGGAGCGGCAGCTCCTCCGCTGCCACCACCGCAGCCGCAAGCACCTCCGCTGCCCTCTCGGGCTCCGTCACCGCGGTGGGCTCGACCGCGCTCCAGCCCCTCGTCGAGGCTGCCGCCGAGCAGTTCATGGCCGACAACTCAGGCGTCCAGATCACCGTCCAGGGAGGCGGATCCGGCCAGGGCATCACGCAGATCAGCCAAGGCGCCGTCCAGATCGGCGACTCCGACGTCTTCGCAGAGGAGAAGCTCCAGGACAAGTCCGACGCCTCCAAGCTCACCGACAACAAGGTGGCCGTGGTGGGCATGGGCCCGGTCGTGAACAAGGACGTCACCGTCGATGACATCGCCCTCGAGGACCTCAAGGGCATCTTCTGTGGCACCATCACCAACTGGAACCAGGTCGGCGGCGCGGACGAGGCCATCACCGTGATCAACCGCGCCTCCGGCTCGGGCACGCGTGCGACCTTCGAGTCGAACGTCCTCAAGGGTACGACGGTCCCCGACACCTTCAAGCCGCAGGAGCAGGACTCCTCGGGCACGGTCGCCAAGATGGTTGCCGAGACCCCGGGTGCCATCTCCTACCTGGCCTTCTCGTACTATGCGGACACGTTCAAGGCCTTGAAGGTCGGAGGCGTCGAGGCCAAGGCCGCAAGCGTCGAGGACAACACCTGGACCATCTGGGCCTACGAGCACATGTACACTGCGGCGAGTCCCGACGCGGCCACCCAGGGCTTCATCGACTACATGATGGGCGACGAGGTCCAAGGCTCGCTCGTCGAGCAGAACGGCTACATCCCCGTCTCGGGCATGAAGGTCTCCCGCGACGCCGACGGCAACGTCACCACCAACTAG
- the pstC gene encoding phosphate ABC transporter permease subunit PstC, whose protein sequence is MSSKQAMSKRRLERCGLTVTGACVTLVAVLVVTLIVMVASHGLATFTADGIPLGDFLLGTTWNPHQADAAGNPTVGALPMICGSFAVTLLATAFALPIAVGSAIFVVEVAPGFGRRVFQPLVELLVGIPSVVFGLIGLTVVVAWTRGWAGGTGYGIFSGAVVLAVMVLPTITSLSIDAVAAVPMSYREGSYALGCTRWQTIWNVVLRSARPSLMTATILGMTRAFGESLAVQMVIGNSAQVPGSLFTPASTLTSILTMGMGNEAMGTVYSDALWSLALLLLGMSLVFILIIHLIGSKGVKAHA, encoded by the coding sequence ATGTCTTCTAAGCAGGCAATGTCGAAGCGTCGTCTCGAGCGCTGCGGTCTCACCGTCACAGGGGCATGCGTGACCCTCGTGGCGGTGCTGGTCGTGACCCTGATCGTGATGGTGGCCAGCCACGGGCTCGCCACCTTCACGGCCGACGGCATCCCGTTGGGCGACTTCCTCCTTGGTACGACCTGGAACCCGCACCAGGCAGATGCCGCAGGCAACCCCACGGTGGGGGCCCTCCCCATGATATGCGGCTCCTTCGCGGTGACGCTGCTGGCCACGGCCTTCGCCCTGCCCATCGCCGTCGGGAGCGCCATCTTCGTGGTGGAGGTCGCGCCCGGCTTCGGCCGACGCGTCTTCCAGCCGCTGGTCGAGCTCCTGGTGGGAATCCCGTCGGTGGTCTTCGGCCTCATCGGTCTCACCGTCGTCGTGGCATGGACGCGCGGCTGGGCAGGAGGCACCGGCTACGGGATCTTCTCGGGGGCGGTCGTGCTCGCCGTGATGGTGCTCCCCACCATCACGAGCCTCTCGATCGATGCCGTCGCCGCCGTGCCCATGAGCTATCGGGAGGGTTCCTATGCCCTCGGGTGCACGCGATGGCAGACCATCTGGAACGTCGTCCTGAGGAGCGCCCGCCCCTCGCTCATGACCGCCACCATCCTGGGTATGACCAGGGCCTTCGGCGAGTCGCTTGCCGTGCAGATGGTCATCGGTAACTCGGCGCAGGTCCCGGGGTCGCTCTTCACGCCGGCCTCGACGCTCACGTCGATCCTCACCATGGGCATGGGCAACGAGGCCATGGGCACCGTCTACAGTGACGCCCTCTGGAGCCTGGCCCTGCTGCTCCTGGGCATGAGCCTCGTCTTCATCCTCATCATCCATCTCATCGGCAGCAAGGGGGTCAAGGCCCATGCCTGA
- the pstA gene encoding phosphate ABC transporter permease PstA, with protein sequence MPDQRTASPAQAPTLDPGAAAVHVRRIARQDRLATGILTIIVALVLVLLAAIVGYILVNGAGKLFDLSFLTSKPEQFRAGGGIGPELFNSFYLLLLTLLISVPISLGAAIFLAEYAPDNVVTVAAKTAIETLSSLPSIVVGLFGFLFFVLQMGWGFSILSGALALTMFNIPILERTIQQALEDVPRTQRDAGLALGLTKWETTIHVLVPAAMPAIVTGVVLSAGRVFGEAAALIYTAGQSAPALDFGCLDLTSPTCPWNLFRPAETLAVHIWKINSEGVVPDLSAVSNGTAAVLMVCILVFNLVARGAGKAIARRLTAE encoded by the coding sequence ATGCCTGACCAACGGACTGCATCACCTGCGCAGGCGCCGACGCTCGACCCGGGTGCCGCGGCCGTGCACGTGCGACGGATCGCCCGCCAGGACCGCCTCGCCACGGGCATCCTCACGATCATCGTCGCCCTCGTGCTCGTGCTGCTCGCGGCCATCGTGGGCTACATCCTGGTGAACGGTGCCGGCAAGCTCTTCGACCTCTCGTTCCTCACGTCCAAGCCCGAGCAGTTCCGTGCCGGCGGAGGGATCGGGCCCGAGCTCTTCAACTCGTTCTACCTGCTCCTGCTCACCCTGCTCATCTCGGTGCCCATCAGCCTGGGGGCAGCGATCTTCCTGGCCGAGTATGCGCCCGACAACGTCGTCACCGTGGCTGCCAAGACGGCCATCGAGACGCTCTCGAGCCTGCCCTCCATCGTCGTGGGCCTCTTCGGCTTCCTGTTCTTCGTGCTCCAGATGGGCTGGGGCTTCTCGATCCTGTCGGGTGCGCTCGCCCTCACGATGTTCAACATCCCCATCCTGGAGCGCACCATCCAGCAGGCGCTGGAGGACGTGCCTCGGACGCAGCGTGACGCAGGTCTCGCCCTGGGACTCACCAAGTGGGAGACGACCATCCACGTGCTGGTCCCTGCGGCCATGCCCGCGATCGTGACCGGCGTGGTGCTGTCTGCCGGACGCGTCTTCGGCGAGGCGGCCGCCCTCATCTACACGGCCGGGCAGTCGGCACCTGCCCTCGACTTCGGTTGCCTTGACCTGACGAGCCCGACCTGTCCCTGGAACCTCTTCCGTCCGGCCGAGACCCTGGCGGTCCACATCTGGAAGATCAACTCCGAGGGCGTGGTCCCCGACCTGTCGGCCGTCTCCAACGGCACCGCCGCCGTGCTCATGGTCTGCATCCTCGTCTTCAACCTGGTGGCACGCGGCGCTGGCAAGGCCATCGCGAGGAGGCTGACGGCAGAATGA
- the pstB gene encoding phosphate ABC transporter ATP-binding protein PstB, with protein MSDERDTRGSTALLETRGCSVRYDLTHEALNPVDLAFEAGTATALIGPSGCGKSTFLRCLNLMNREIPKCRIGGSIYYHGTDVNVGSTDTFELRKSIGMVFQQPTPFAKSIRENILFAPKRHGISDKAVLEQLLETSLTDAAIWDEVKDKLDQSARALSGGQQQRLCIARTLAMRPDVVLMDEPCSALDPISTFAIEETIRDMVARDICVVIVTHNMEQAARVSDRTAFFYVGDMVECGPTRQVFSAPKDTRLSDYLTGRFG; from the coding sequence ATGAGCGACGAGAGGGACACACGAGGCTCGACCGCGCTCCTCGAGACCCGCGGCTGCTCGGTCAGGTATGACCTCACACACGAGGCACTCAATCCGGTCGACCTCGCCTTCGAGGCAGGTACCGCCACGGCGCTCATCGGACCTTCGGGGTGTGGCAAGTCGACGTTCCTGCGCTGCCTCAACCTCATGAACCGCGAGATCCCGAAGTGTCGCATCGGCGGAAGCATCTACTACCACGGCACGGACGTGAACGTGGGTTCCACCGACACCTTCGAGCTCAGGAAGTCCATCGGCATGGTCTTCCAGCAACCCACGCCCTTCGCGAAGTCCATCCGCGAGAACATCCTGTTCGCGCCCAAGCGCCATGGGATCTCGGACAAGGCCGTGCTCGAGCAGCTCCTCGAGACGTCACTTACCGATGCCGCCATCTGGGACGAGGTCAAGGACAAGCTCGACCAGTCCGCCCGCGCCCTGTCGGGTGGCCAGCAGCAGCGCCTGTGCATCGCCCGCACCCTGGCCATGAGGCCAGACGTGGTGCTCATGGACGAGCCGTGCTCCGCACTGGACCCCATCTCGACGTTCGCCATCGAGGAGACGATCCGTGACATGGTCGCGCGGGACATCTGCGTGGTCATCGTCACGCACAACATGGAGCAGGCCGCACGCGTCTCCGACCGGACCGCCTTCTTCTACGTGGGCGACATGGTCGAGTGCGGTCCCACCAGGCAGGTCTTCTCGGCACCGAAGGACACACGGCTCTCTGACTACCTCACGGGGAGGTTCGGCTGA
- the pstB gene encoding phosphate ABC transporter ATP-binding protein PstB, whose translation MDMTKDMTIPQDVSAEKVMVEQLDLWYGDFQALKGVSLGMGANEVTALIGPSGCGKSTLLRTLNRMCDLVEGVRHDGSVRLDGADVFAGDANELRLKVGMVFQHPNPFPMSIRDNVAYGPRRHYGLRGQATDDLVEGSLRRAGLWDEVKDDLDHSALGLSGGQQQRLCIARAIAMAPEVLLMDEPTSALDPISTSMVEELMRDLASDHTVVVVTHNMQQATRVSDRCAFFLLGELVEAAPTPELFAHPHDKRTEDYLTGRFG comes from the coding sequence ATGGATATGACCAAGGACATGACGATCCCGCAGGACGTGTCTGCCGAGAAGGTCATGGTCGAGCAGCTTGACCTGTGGTACGGCGACTTCCAAGCCTTGAAGGGCGTCTCGCTCGGCATGGGCGCCAACGAGGTGACGGCGCTCATCGGCCCCTCCGGCTGCGGCAAGTCGACCCTGCTGAGGACCTTGAACCGCATGTGCGACCTCGTGGAGGGCGTCCGCCACGACGGCTCGGTCCGCCTCGACGGCGCTGACGTGTTCGCCGGCGATGCCAACGAGCTGCGGCTCAAGGTAGGGATGGTGTTCCAGCACCCCAACCCGTTCCCGATGTCCATACGCGACAACGTCGCCTACGGCCCGCGTCGTCACTACGGTTTGCGAGGACAGGCGACCGACGACCTCGTGGAGGGCTCGCTCAGGCGGGCTGGCCTCTGGGACGAGGTCAAGGACGACCTCGACCACAGCGCGCTGGGGCTCTCGGGCGGGCAGCAGCAGCGCCTCTGCATCGCCCGCGCCATCGCGATGGCACCCGAGGTCCTGCTCATGGACGAGCCTACGAGTGCGCTCGACCCCATCTCGACCTCGATGGTCGAGGAGCTCATGCGCGACCTCGCATCCGACCACACGGTCGTCGTGGTGACCCACAACATGCAGCAGGCCACGCGCGTCTCGGACCGCTGCGCGTTCTTCCTGCTGGGTGAGCTCGTCGAGGCGGCACCCACGCCCGAGCTCTTCGCACATCCGCACGACAAGCGTACCGAGGACTATCTCACGGGAAGGTTTGGCTGA